One window from the genome of Pedobacter schmidteae encodes:
- a CDS encoding prolyl oligopeptidase family serine peptidase, translating to MIGIKRYFFLVLIVVASACQQQKETRTIPVEDFFKSQNKVSYRLSPDGKKLSYLKLQGADRNIYIEDVETGEGKSITHFKGMNIIFYFWVSSNELVYYKEVDAGNNQSDMYIIDKDGKNERQLVNNEKSRFRIIEDQLIDNKYLLLASNKRDSTVFDVYRLNVRDGAMEMAAKNPGNIIDWRTDSEGKLRLAVSSDGVNSTILYRETESQPFKRVLTSNFKDTFTPIAFNHQQPNIIYAISDINRDKTALVEVDCNTGKELKNLFCNDTLNITEALYSRKTQKVSFVVYETWKKEKYFLDDSVRQVYANLDKLLPKTETRIYDKDEAENVFLLRSFTDKNPGSYYLYFANKGKIRKLSDFNASIKENEMCEMKQVSYHARDGLLIHGYLTLPLNKQAQNLPVVVLPHDGPGQRTLWGYNPEVQFLANRGYAVFQINYRGSSGYGKTFAAAGFKQWGNKIQDDIDDGVKWLIDRKIADPKRIGLYGTGFGGYIALNGLYLNPKAYACAVSNSGVINLFSYLKSIPPYQKPILQMYYEIIGNPLTDIDKMRQVSPLFQTDKINAPVLLAQNIKDPTTNAGETTQFVKNLKKRNVSVSYIQNNGDVFIGKNEALRHKFYNTLDEFLEFNLKRK from the coding sequence CAGAACAATACCTGTGGAAGATTTTTTTAAATCACAAAACAAGGTGAGCTACAGATTGTCGCCAGACGGGAAAAAGCTTTCGTACCTTAAATTGCAGGGAGCAGACAGGAATATATACATTGAGGATGTTGAAACTGGTGAAGGAAAAAGTATTACCCATTTTAAAGGGATGAATATCATTTTCTATTTCTGGGTAAGCAGTAATGAACTGGTTTATTATAAGGAGGTTGATGCCGGTAATAACCAGTCGGACATGTACATTATTGATAAGGACGGGAAAAATGAGCGGCAGTTGGTTAATAATGAAAAAAGCCGATTCAGAATTATTGAAGATCAGCTGATCGATAATAAATACCTTTTGTTGGCCTCCAATAAGAGAGATTCAACGGTTTTTGATGTGTATCGCTTAAATGTGCGCGATGGCGCCATGGAAATGGCCGCAAAAAACCCGGGTAACATCATCGATTGGCGTACAGATTCGGAAGGGAAACTGCGCCTTGCGGTAAGCAGTGACGGTGTTAACTCGACTATTCTTTACCGTGAAACGGAAAGTCAGCCATTTAAGCGGGTGCTCACCAGTAATTTTAAAGATACCTTTACACCTATTGCTTTTAATCATCAGCAACCCAATATCATTTACGCCATATCCGATATCAATAGAGATAAAACAGCCCTGGTTGAAGTGGACTGCAACACCGGAAAAGAGTTGAAGAATTTATTCTGTAACGACACCTTAAATATCACTGAAGCACTGTATTCCAGGAAAACCCAGAAAGTGTCTTTCGTAGTGTACGAGACCTGGAAAAAGGAAAAATACTTTTTGGACGACTCGGTAAGACAGGTGTATGCCAATCTGGATAAGCTTCTGCCAAAAACAGAAACCCGCATCTATGATAAAGATGAAGCTGAAAATGTGTTCTTATTGAGGTCCTTTACCGACAAAAACCCCGGTTCTTATTATCTCTATTTTGCTAATAAAGGTAAAATCAGAAAACTGAGCGATTTTAATGCTTCCATAAAGGAAAACGAAATGTGCGAAATGAAGCAGGTAAGCTACCATGCAAGAGATGGTTTATTGATTCATGGATATCTGACACTTCCACTAAATAAGCAGGCGCAGAACTTGCCGGTAGTAGTATTGCCACACGATGGGCCGGGACAAAGAACCTTATGGGGGTATAATCCTGAGGTGCAGTTTTTGGCCAATAGGGGCTATGCGGTATTTCAGATCAATTACCGGGGCTCATCGGGTTACGGAAAAACCTTTGCCGCCGCAGGCTTTAAACAATGGGGGAACAAAATCCAGGATGACATTGACGATGGTGTAAAATGGCTGATTGACCGTAAAATTGCCGATCCTAAAAGAATTGGCTTGTATGGTACCGGCTTTGGCGGCTATATTGCCTTAAATGGCTTGTACCTGAACCCGAAGGCCTACGCCTGTGCGGTATCCAATTCGGGGGTCATCAATCTCTTTTCTTACCTGAAATCCATTCCTCCCTATCAAAAGCCTATTTTGCAGATGTATTATGAAATTATTGGCAACCCACTGACAGATATTGATAAAATGCGCCAGGTATCGCCGCTATTCCAGACGGACAAAATTAATGCACCGGTATTGCTGGCCCAAAATATTAAAGATCCGACTACCAACGCCGGCGAAACTACCCAGTTCGTTAAGAACCTCAAAAAACGCAACGTGAGTGTAAGTTATATTCAAAATAATGGGGATGTTTTTATCGGTAAAAATGAAGCATTAAGACATAAATTCTACAACACACTTGATGAATTTTTAGAATTTAACCTGAAAAGGAAGTAA
- a CDS encoding response regulator transcription factor encodes MSKGVKILIVEDDENLRFLVVHRLKAEGYEVSEVGDGEAAERMIMGERPDIVLLDWMLPGKQGAEVCEEVRKQGFDNLIIMLTAKAQDVDKIDAYNFGVSDYVTKPFNMDVLVAMLESKVKFIVNNDRSELHRFGNMEHHPNIHTLFREGRKIELTILENRILLYFLRNPNKVINRDELMLVVWGYNSDVNTRTLDMHIVRLRKKIELNPDNPQLLQTVRGIGYRFNPS; translated from the coding sequence ATGTCGAAAGGAGTTAAAATACTGATAGTTGAGGACGATGAGAACCTGCGTTTTTTAGTTGTACATCGTTTAAAAGCCGAAGGCTATGAGGTTTCGGAAGTCGGCGATGGAGAAGCTGCCGAGCGGATGATTATGGGTGAGCGGCCTGATATTGTATTGCTTGACTGGATGTTGCCTGGCAAACAGGGTGCAGAGGTGTGCGAAGAAGTGCGCAAGCAAGGCTTCGATAATCTGATCATTATGCTAACTGCTAAAGCTCAGGATGTAGACAAAATTGACGCTTACAATTTTGGCGTTTCGGATTATGTAACCAAGCCTTTTAATATGGATGTACTGGTGGCTATGCTGGAAAGTAAAGTAAAATTTATTGTCAACAATGACCGTTCCGAGCTGCACCGTTTTGGTAATATGGAGCATCATCCAAATATCCATACCTTGTTTAGAGAAGGTAGAAAGATTGAGCTGACCATTCTGGAAAACAGGATTTTGCTTTATTTTTTAAGAAATCCAAACAAGGTGATCAACAGGGATGAGTTGATGCTGGTAGTTTGGGGATACAATTCTGACGTAAATACACGTACATTGGATATGCACATTGTACGCTTACGTAAAAAGATTGAATTGAACCCAGACAACCCGCAGTTGTTACAAACCGTTCGTGGTATAGGATACCGTTTTAATCCATCTTAG
- a CDS encoding metallophosphoesterase — MGRLPLIIFLSVFLLAFDYYCYRAILAVFKKWSPRTKKIFSILWWTYTIALVIGVFAGIYGNIYLTLRAVILVAFFLTVGCKVVMLPFLLIDDLRRGFIKLIRISKREKTPATASTTALAGEPISRSAFIVKAGMLTAAVPLASLSWGIVSGAYDYKVKRRSLILPNLPKAFDGIKMAQISDVHSGSFYNRKAVLGGVEMLLGEKPDFVFFTGDLVNNIATEMRDYQDIFSKVKAPLGVYSTLGNHDYGDYHFGKAPSAAKARNLQDVIKTHELMGWDLLMNENRRLKVDGEEIGILGIENWGMGRFPKYGRMDLAVKNTDDLPVKLLLSHDPSHWRGQILEQYPQIDAMFSGHTHGMQFGVRTEHFQWSPVQYIYKEWAGLYKEQNQQLYVNVGYGFLGYPGRVGILPEITIFELKRA, encoded by the coding sequence ATGGGCCGATTACCCTTAATCATCTTTTTATCAGTTTTCCTTTTAGCCTTCGACTATTATTGCTATCGCGCCATATTAGCCGTTTTTAAAAAATGGAGCCCCCGTACCAAAAAGATATTCAGCATCCTGTGGTGGACCTACACCATAGCCCTGGTGATTGGTGTATTTGCCGGAATTTACGGGAATATTTACCTTACTTTAAGAGCTGTAATCCTGGTAGCCTTCTTTTTAACTGTCGGCTGTAAAGTTGTGATGCTCCCCTTTTTGTTAATTGATGACCTAAGGAGAGGTTTCATTAAACTAATAAGGATCAGCAAAAGAGAAAAAACACCGGCCACAGCATCAACTACAGCCCTTGCTGGCGAACCGATCAGCCGTTCGGCCTTTATCGTCAAAGCTGGGATGCTCACCGCAGCAGTCCCCCTGGCCTCTTTAAGCTGGGGCATCGTGTCGGGTGCTTACGACTATAAAGTAAAACGCCGCAGCTTGATTTTACCAAATTTACCTAAGGCCTTTGATGGTATAAAGATGGCACAGATTTCGGATGTACACTCGGGCAGTTTTTACAACCGCAAAGCGGTACTTGGAGGGGTAGAAATGCTACTCGGAGAAAAACCTGACTTTGTCTTCTTTACAGGCGATCTCGTGAATAACATTGCCACAGAGATGCGTGACTATCAGGATATTTTCTCAAAAGTAAAGGCACCATTGGGCGTGTACTCTACCCTGGGCAACCACGATTATGGCGACTACCATTTTGGTAAAGCACCTTCGGCAGCCAAAGCAAGAAACCTGCAGGATGTGATCAAAACACATGAACTGATGGGTTGGGACTTGCTGATGAACGAAAACAGAAGGCTAAAGGTGGATGGCGAAGAAATCGGGATTCTGGGTATCGAAAACTGGGGCATGGGCCGCTTCCCTAAATACGGCCGTATGGATCTGGCCGTAAAAAACACGGATGACCTGCCGGTTAAATTGCTGCTATCCCATGATCCATCACATTGGCGCGGACAAATACTAGAGCAATATCCTCAAATAGACGCTATGTTTAGTGGCCATACCCACGGGATGCAGTTTGGGGTGAGGACTGAACATTTTCAATGGAGCCCCGTTCAGTACATCTATAAAGAATGGGCAGGCCTGTACAAGGAACAAAATCAGCAACTCTATGTAAATGTGGGCTATGGCTTCCTGGGATATCCCGGAAGAGTTGGAATTTTGCCGGAAATAACGATATTTGAATTGAAACGAGCCTAA
- a CDS encoding sensor histidine kinase KdpD, producing the protein MASEKKDGYRKNFSLILTFIILMSVLFLLSLGLAYRFSTKYIENEFVSEKVNVLEQSIQPYNDFFQKKLPEVSFYNGYLDSATASRFVDTVLLEYPFVSKVVFYDSEVSNTPVSDGLNTGKFSFGPKNIYQFGSLVPLDSVELFSRNNTRNFIVGDDFNTLALKLVSYIETLDTNRIPTQDELFSHFSNVRSNKITYLNIPRFEDLKMYKEMLRKNLIPSPVYQQDMLSFQLDPYKIKIVNTQRMLYQYVRIAPITYDPLDTSEVYLKTEITLPGPFSDYKLYFISSKAFVDKEVFNYFLPIATAILLFYGILVLVAVLIYRNLNINQKMFKLQYDFMNNLTHEFKTPVSVIKIAGNNIKSANTLTERELKLYGRILDEEADKLNGLMNKLLAFTQIENKSIQLNRDQIRMVDFMESTVESHRLKHPDFNFTYEVGGFTTFVTDPVLLGSLFDNLAENAYKYSPPERKRLHISAKLIKGKVVFRFTDQGIGIPASEINNIFKKFFRIQNQYNQNGSVGLGLAFCKELVNFMDGEISVKSKVNKGSEFKIVLPYNE; encoded by the coding sequence ATGGCTTCAGAGAAAAAAGACGGCTACCGGAAGAATTTTTCGTTGATACTTACTTTCATCATCCTGATGTCGGTCTTGTTCCTGCTGTCCTTAGGTTTAGCTTATAGGTTTAGTACGAAGTATATAGAGAATGAATTTGTCTCCGAGAAAGTCAATGTGCTGGAGCAAAGCATACAGCCTTACAACGATTTTTTTCAAAAAAAGCTACCTGAAGTTTCTTTTTATAACGGATACCTGGATTCGGCAACGGCATCGCGCTTTGTAGACACCGTTTTGCTGGAATATCCGTTTGTTTCGAAAGTTGTTTTTTACGATTCGGAGGTTAGCAATACCCCTGTAAGCGATGGCTTAAATACGGGTAAGTTCTCTTTTGGTCCCAAAAATATTTATCAGTTTGGTAGCCTGGTGCCTCTGGATTCTGTAGAGTTGTTTTCCAGAAACAATACCCGAAATTTTATTGTAGGTGATGATTTTAATACCCTGGCCCTAAAGCTGGTCTCCTACATCGAAACTTTGGATACCAACCGTATCCCAACCCAAGACGAGTTGTTTAGTCACTTTAGTAATGTACGTTCCAACAAAATCACTTACCTCAATATTCCTAGGTTTGAAGACCTGAAAATGTATAAGGAAATGTTGCGTAAAAACTTAATTCCTAGTCCGGTTTACCAGCAAGATATGCTGTCCTTTCAGCTGGATCCCTATAAAATAAAGATTGTAAACACGCAGCGGATGCTGTATCAGTATGTGAGGATTGCCCCAATTACTTACGATCCGTTGGATACTTCGGAGGTTTACTTAAAGACAGAGATTACCTTACCTGGTCCATTTTCCGACTATAAGCTTTACTTCATTTCTTCCAAAGCTTTTGTAGATAAGGAGGTTTTTAATTATTTTTTGCCTATTGCCACCGCTATTCTTCTTTTTTATGGGATCCTGGTGCTGGTGGCTGTATTGATTTATCGAAACCTGAACATCAACCAAAAGATGTTTAAGCTGCAGTACGATTTTATGAACAACCTTACGCATGAGTTTAAAACACCCGTTAGTGTGATAAAAATTGCAGGCAACAACATCAAAAGTGCCAATACACTTACCGAGCGCGAGCTTAAACTGTATGGCAGGATTTTGGACGAAGAAGCCGATAAATTAAATGGTTTGATGAATAAGCTGTTGGCCTTTACGCAGATAGAGAATAAATCGATACAACTGAACCGAGACCAGATCCGCATGGTCGATTTTATGGAAAGTACTGTCGAATCGCACCGTTTAAAACATCCTGACTTTAATTTTACATATGAGGTGGGCGGCTTTACTACTTTTGTAACCGACCCGGTACTGTTGGGTAGTTTATTTGATAACCTGGCCGAGAACGCATATAAGTATTCTCCGCCGGAACGGAAGAGATTACACATCAGCGCTAAGTTGATTAAAGGAAAAGTGGTGTTCAGGTTTACGGATCAGGGAATAGGTATTCCGGCGTCGGAAATTAATAATATATTTAAGAAGTTTTTTAGGATACAGAACCAGTACAACCAGAATGGAAGTGTGGGACTGGGATTAGCTTTTTGCAAGGAACTGGTAAACTTTATGGATGGGGAGATTAGTGTAAAAAGCAAAGTCAATAAAGGATCGGAATTTAAAATTGTATTACCATATAACGAATAA
- a CDS encoding sigma 54-interacting transcriptional regulator, translating into MNHINIKTLGELKASKYKSLSVKDELRKNLIDQLRNKSAGFEGILGYDETVIPELQTAILSRHNILLLGLRGQAKTRIARLMVNLLDEYIPYIAGSEIYDDPLNPISWYAKHQILIHGDNTSIDWQHRSERYTEKLATPDVTVADLIGDVDPIKAATLKLTYNDERVVHFGLIPRAHRSIFVINELPDLQARIQVALFNMLQEKDIQIRGFKLRLPLDVQFVFTANPEDYTNRGSIVTPLKDRIESQILTHYPKTIPISREITAQEARLTPEQRKGVQVDGLIKDLIEQIAFEARQSEFIDQKSGVSARLTISAYENLISTAERRMLIKNEKNTVVRLSDLTGIIPAVTGKIELVYEGELEGPAKVANILIGKAIKTLFPRYLPDPERAKKQKTANPYSQVIEWFTEGNTLDISDDLSAAQYKKELLKVDGLQQLISHFHPKVSEGQALLLMELALHGLAEYSQLSKKYLEGGFGFSDMFDSLFNINLQDED; encoded by the coding sequence ATGAACCACATCAATATAAAAACCCTTGGCGAATTAAAAGCCTCAAAATATAAATCACTTTCCGTAAAAGACGAACTTCGTAAAAACCTGATCGACCAGCTGAGAAATAAATCGGCAGGCTTTGAAGGGATTTTGGGTTATGATGAAACAGTGATACCTGAATTGCAAACCGCCATATTATCCCGCCACAATATACTTTTGCTGGGCTTACGTGGGCAAGCCAAAACCCGTATTGCCCGCTTGATGGTGAATTTACTGGACGAATACATACCCTATATAGCCGGAAGCGAAATCTATGACGATCCATTGAATCCCATCTCCTGGTACGCCAAACACCAGATATTGATACATGGCGACAATACATCGATTGACTGGCAACACCGGTCGGAGCGTTATACCGAAAAGCTGGCTACTCCTGACGTAACCGTGGCCGACCTGATTGGTGATGTAGATCCTATAAAAGCCGCTACCTTAAAACTGACCTATAATGACGAACGCGTGGTCCATTTTGGATTGATACCAAGGGCACACCGCAGCATTTTTGTTATCAATGAATTGCCCGACCTGCAAGCCCGGATACAAGTAGCCTTGTTTAATATGCTGCAGGAAAAAGACATACAAATCAGAGGTTTTAAGCTCCGCTTACCATTAGATGTACAGTTTGTATTCACTGCAAACCCAGAGGATTATACCAACAGGGGATCAATAGTAACCCCGCTAAAAGACCGCATTGAAAGCCAGATCCTTACCCATTATCCGAAAACTATTCCCATATCACGGGAAATTACTGCCCAGGAAGCCAGACTTACACCCGAACAACGGAAAGGTGTTCAGGTAGACGGACTGATAAAGGACCTCATAGAACAGATTGCTTTTGAAGCACGCCAAAGTGAATTTATTGATCAAAAATCGGGCGTATCGGCAAGGCTCACCATTTCAGCCTACGAGAACCTGATCAGTACTGCTGAAAGAAGGATGTTGATCAAGAATGAAAAAAACACGGTAGTACGCCTCTCGGACTTAACCGGTATTATTCCTGCTGTAACCGGAAAAATTGAACTGGTGTATGAAGGTGAGCTGGAGGGCCCGGCCAAGGTGGCCAATATATTGATTGGAAAAGCCATCAAAACCTTATTCCCCCGCTATTTGCCAGACCCGGAAAGAGCAAAAAAACAAAAAACAGCCAACCCATATAGCCAGGTCATAGAATGGTTTACTGAAGGAAACACACTTGATATTTCGGACGACCTAAGTGCTGCCCAATATAAAAAAGAACTGCTGAAAGTAGACGGCTTGCAACAACTGATCAGCCATTTCCACCCTAAAGTTAGTGAAGGCCAAGCCCTGTTACTAATGGAACTCGCATTGCACGGTTTGGCCGAGTACTCGCAATTGAGCAAAAAGTACCTGGAAGGTGGCTTTGGCTTTTCAGATATGTTCGATAGCCTTTTCAACATTAATCTGCAGGACGAAGACTAA